In Nymphaea colorata isolate Beijing-Zhang1983 chromosome 13, ASM883128v2, whole genome shotgun sequence, one DNA window encodes the following:
- the LOC116266803 gene encoding uncharacterized protein LOC116266803: MPPFPTLSERERKRRWWTQKGRARRLPSGNRKSSRPPDDQAFGSQKHRQSGALQFFDHIANDTKIMIAILGRGFMQMNNLRGMGGGYGTHNHKLPRIHLQMALPCENDKIPSIGIMESPERNSLVDEAQYDDAVLSNSTGAEAKNSGERSQIVAADSHSSQTNKNLLDSHTSKGGLDAMLSPQRDSTQADLQLYDGNNLQESTLRHSCKSCDVLTVRVFSDTISLKKDFPETGHSGEKSHIAAASLGTCFSIWQQER, encoded by the exons ATGCCTCCATTTCCGACTCTCTCCGAGAGGGAGAGGAAGCGGAGATGGTGGACGCAAAAGGGAAGGGCAAGGAGATTGCCGTCCGGCAATAGGAAGTCCTCACGCCCTCCCGACGACCAAGCATTTGGCTCTCAAAAACACAGGCAATCCGGGGCGCTGCAATTCTTCGATCACATTGCCAACGATACGAAGATTATGATAGCAATTCTG GGAAGAGGCTTCATGCAAATGAATAATCTCAGAGGAATGGGAGGCGGTTATGGAACACACA ATCATAAGCTTCCACGAATCCATCTTCAAATGGCTCTCCCCTGTGAGAATGATAAAATACCAAGCATAGGCATCATGGAAAGTCCTGAGAGAAATTCACTTGTTGATGAGGCACAATATGATG ATGCAGTCCTTTCAAATTCTACTGGTGCGGAAGCTAAAAATTCTGGTGAGAGGTCCCAAATTGTTGCTGCTGATTCACATAGTTCCCAGACGAATAAGAACTTATTAGACTCTCATACTTCAAAGGGAGGCTTAGATGCCATGCTGAGTCCTCAGAGGGATTCAACTCAGGCAGATTTGCAGTTATATGATGGTAATAACTTGCAAGAATCTACTCTAAGACATAGTTGCAAAAGTTGTGATGTCCTTACTGTTAGAGTATTCTCTGATACTATAAGCCTGAAGAAAGACTTCCCAGAAACTGGGCATTCGGGCGAGAAATCCCACATTGCGGCTGCTAGTCTTGGTACGTGTTTTTCTATTTGGCAACAAGAGAGATAG